DNA sequence from the Fuscovulum ytuae genome:
CCGCCTGCTCCGCCGCCGCCATCCCATACAGGATGAAATCATCCACCTTCCGGCGGTCTTTCGGCTCCATCCAGTCATCCGGATTAAAGGTGCCGTCCGTGCCATCGCCAAAAGGAATCTCGCAGGCATATTGCGTGACGACATTCGACGCATCAAAGCGCGTGATCGGCCCCGCACCCGACTTCCCGGCCAGCAAGCGGCTCCAGGTCTCTTCGACCCCGCAAGCCAAAGGCGTGACCATCCCCAGACCCGTGACTACGACCCGACGCATGCCGCCCCTCCGCGCGATGAAAGCTTTCCGCAGGGGTGATACACGGGGGGGCAGGCCCGTGCAACACGGGCCCTCTCTTAGAAGGGGGTCGCTTGCCAAGTCCCGCCACCCCCGACAGACTGTTGCGATGCCGATCCGCCCCGCCCGCCCTGATGAAGCTGCCGCCCTCACCGCGCTTGCCATCCGTTCCAAGGCGCATTGGGGCTATGATGCCACCTTCATGGCGCTTGCAGCGCCGCATCTGGCCATTCCCCCCGACCTTTTTGCTGCGGGCCGTGTCTGGGTCTCCCATGACGGCGACCCCCGCCCCCTCGGCGTGATGGCGCTAAGCTTACCCGATGCAACAGGCCTGATCGATCTCGCCCTCCTCTTCGTCGATCCCCCCGCGATGGGCCAAGGCCACGGCACGGCGCTGTTGCAGCACGCACGCCTCACCGCAAGGGCCGAGGGCGCGCACCGCCTGCGCGTTCTGTCAGACCCCAACGCCGCCGCCTTCTACCGATCGCAAGGCGCGGTTCAGATCGGCACCGCCCCCTCCGACGCCATCCCCGGCCGCCGCCTCCCGCTGCTGGAGTGGAGGCTGTCCTAAAGCGGCACAGTCCCACACACCTTACCGTCGGCCGAATCCCACCCCGCCAAAAAGACCCGCCCGCGCCACACGTGGCACCCTTGCATCATCCGCGCATCAACCGCCGCGCAGCATCAAGCTCACAACCCACGTCCCCCTGACACAGAAGGCCCTTTCGTCCCTTCCATCCGCCCCCCCCTGCATTTTCTGATTAAGGATATCCGTGCGAAAGGCGCCCCACGCGTCATGACGGGCAGACAGCCCCCCGTCCCCGCCGCCATCCACGCCGCGCATCACCGCTCGAAAGAGCCGTTCACAATTCCCCGGTCGGCCTTACGCCAACCCATAACTTACACTTATGCATAACCCGCACTACCATAACGCGCACCACCCGCAGGTTATCCTTAACGCCCCGAAAACCCACCGCGCGTGGCCACAGTTTGCGGCACAGAAGACGGCACAAAACAGGGCACAGTCCCTGTCCAGCCCCGCCCCCGGATTAACCTGCCGTCACAAGCGCTTGCCAAGAGACGCAAAAGAAAACGGGCACCCCTTGCGGGACGCCCGTCATAGCAGTCCTGATGCGTGGATCAGGCGGCTTCCGAGATGAACTTCACCGCATCGCCGAAGGTCTGGATGGTCTCGGCCGCGTCATCCGGGATCTCGATCCCGAACTCTTCCTCGAAAGCCATGACCAGCTCGACCGTATCAAGCGAATCCGCGCCCAGGTCATCGATGAACGAGGCGTTCTCGGTCACCTTGTCCTCTTCGACGCCCAGATGCTCGACGACGATCTTCTTCACGCGTGCAGCGATGTCGCTCATGTCTCTTCCTCTTTTCCGTGGCGGGCGCGCCCGTCCCTTGTCCCTACCCCGAAGGGCACCTTCCCCGCCATTTCGGGCGGGTCGGCCGGGTTTCGCCCGGGCCTTTCGCCGCGCCTATACCAAGGGCGTTCCCGCAAGGCAAACGCTTTCCATGGCGCTTTGGCGCGCACGATCCTTAGACCATGTCCATCCCGCCATTCACATGCAAGGTGGCACCGGTCACATAGGCCGCTTCCTGCGATGCCAGATACAGCACCGCCGCCGCAATCTCTTCCGGAGCGCCCATCCGCCCCGCCGGCACGGCGGTCAGGATACGCGCCTTTTGCTCTTCGTTCAGCTTGTCGGT
Encoded proteins:
- a CDS encoding GNAT family N-acetyltransferase, whose protein sequence is MPIRPARPDEAAALTALAIRSKAHWGYDATFMALAAPHLAIPPDLFAAGRVWVSHDGDPRPLGVMALSLPDATGLIDLALLFVDPPAMGQGHGTALLQHARLTARAEGAHRLRVLSDPNAAAFYRSQGAVQIGTAPSDAIPGRRLPLLEWRLS
- a CDS encoding acyl carrier protein encodes the protein MSDIAARVKKIVVEHLGVEEDKVTENASFIDDLGADSLDTVELVMAFEEEFGIEIPDDAAETIQTFGDAVKFISEAA